Proteins found in one Buchnera aphidicola (Hyadaphis tataricae) genomic segment:
- the clpP gene encoding ATP-dependent Clp endopeptidase proteolytic subunit ClpP, translating to MLYTHNSKQQDNSYSTFVPMVIEQHSRGERSYDIYSRLLKERIIFVTGTIEDIAANNIVAQILFLEAENSEKDIFLYINSPGGVITSGMSIYDTMQFVKPDINTICIGQACSMAALLLTSGTKGKRFALPNAKMMIHQPLGGFQGQASDIAIHAREIMQIKKHLNNLMALHTGQSINKINKDTERDCFLSAYESVQYGLIDIILTQRQ from the coding sequence ATGTTATATACTCATAATTCAAAACAACAAGATAATTCTTATTCTACTTTTGTTCCTATGGTTATTGAACAGCACTCTAGAGGAGAACGTTCGTACGATATATATTCAAGATTACTAAAAGAAAGAATAATTTTTGTTACAGGAACAATAGAAGACATCGCAGCAAATAATATTGTAGCGCAAATATTATTTTTAGAAGCAGAAAATTCAGAAAAAGATATATTTTTATATATTAATTCACCAGGTGGCGTTATTACATCTGGTATGTCTATATACGATACGATGCAATTTGTTAAGCCAGATATTAATACAATTTGCATTGGTCAAGCATGTTCAATGGCTGCGTTATTGTTAACATCTGGAACTAAAGGAAAAAGATTTGCTCTACCTAATGCGAAAATGATGATTCATCAACCATTAGGAGGGTTTCAAGGACAAGCTTCAGATATTGCTATTCATGCTCGTGAAATTATGCAAATTAAAAAACATTTAAACAATCTAATGGCACTACATACTGGTCAGTCGATTAATAAAATCAACAAAGATACAGAACGTGATTGTTTTTTATCAGCATATGAATCTGTACAATATGGATTGATTGATATTATTTTAACTCAACGCCAATAA
- a CDS encoding SmdA family multidrug ABC transporter permease/ATP-binding protein — MKLFKQLQWFFIREKKRYLGAILLLILISVLQLLPPKIVGISIDLIIKKKIHGFQILPWISIIVLISIIVYVLRYLWRILLFGASYQLATELRVKFYSHLSQQSQKFFLKNRTGDLMARATNDVDRVVFAAGEGVLTLVDSLFMGCSVLIIMSTQINFILTLISLIPMPIMAILIKKYGNKLHDTFHHAQRSFSLLNNQTQETLTSIRMIRAFGLEKNQAKKFNKIVHEAGKKNMDVAKIDACFDPVIYLSVAFSNLLAVIGGGYLVWNDKITIGELTSFIMYLGLMIWPMLALAWMFNIVERGSAAWDRIYAILNQALYIKDGNQNIPYTSGTININIHSFYYPKTNIPSLKDINIVVNPGKTLGICGPTGSGKSTLLKVIQRHFNIQKGEIFYHSIPLFKLKIDDWRQRIAVVNQNSFLFSDSVFNNISLGKSNTSQKEIEAAAKLADIHKDIINFPQGYKTQVGERGVMLSGGQKQRISIARALLLNLEILILDDALSAVDNQTEKNILYNISRWKKNGHSLIITAHRLSTLSISDEIIVMQHGKVIQKGSHIELIQEDNWYKNTYLHQKIEMEN, encoded by the coding sequence GTGAAATTGTTTAAGCAATTACAATGGTTTTTTATAAGAGAAAAAAAAAGATATTTAGGTGCAATTTTATTACTGATATTAATTTCTGTATTACAACTATTGCCACCTAAAATCGTTGGAATTTCAATAGACTTAATAATTAAAAAAAAAATACATGGATTTCAAATTTTACCTTGGATTTCTATAATTGTATTAATCTCCATAATTGTATACGTATTAAGATATTTGTGGAGAATATTATTATTCGGAGCTTCTTATCAATTAGCTACAGAATTAAGAGTAAAATTTTATTCTCATCTTAGTCAACAAAGTCAAAAGTTTTTTCTAAAAAACAGAACTGGAGATCTAATGGCTAGAGCAACAAATGATGTTGATCGAGTTGTTTTTGCTGCAGGAGAAGGAGTATTAACTCTTGTAGATTCATTATTTATGGGTTGTTCTGTGTTAATTATCATGAGTACTCAAATTAATTTCATATTAACATTAATATCTTTAATACCTATGCCTATTATGGCTATTTTAATTAAAAAATATGGCAATAAACTACATGATACTTTTCATCATGCTCAAAGATCGTTCTCTTTATTAAACAATCAAACACAAGAAACTTTAACTAGTATCAGAATGATTAGAGCTTTTGGTTTAGAAAAAAATCAAGCAAAAAAATTTAACAAAATTGTTCATGAAGCAGGAAAAAAAAACATGGACGTTGCTAAAATAGATGCGTGTTTTGATCCTGTTATTTACCTATCAGTAGCTTTTTCCAACTTACTTGCTGTAATAGGCGGTGGATACTTAGTATGGAATGACAAAATTACTATAGGAGAATTAACTAGTTTTATTATGTATCTTGGATTAATGATTTGGCCAATGCTCGCATTAGCATGGATGTTTAATATAGTTGAAAGAGGTAGTGCAGCTTGGGATAGAATATATGCTATTTTAAATCAAGCATTATATATCAAAGATGGAAATCAAAATATCCCCTATACTTCAGGAACAATAAATATTAATATTCATTCATTTTATTATCCAAAAACCAATATTCCATCTTTAAAAGATATCAATATTGTTGTAAATCCAGGAAAAACATTAGGTATTTGTGGCCCTACAGGATCTGGAAAAAGCACACTGCTAAAAGTTATTCAAAGACATTTTAATATTCAAAAAGGCGAAATATTTTATCATTCTATACCGTTGTTCAAATTAAAAATTGATGACTGGAGACAACGCATTGCAGTTGTCAATCAAAATTCTTTCTTATTTTCAGATAGTGTTTTTAATAATATTTCTTTAGGTAAATCTAATACTTCGCAAAAAGAGATCGAGGCAGCTGCTAAATTAGCTGATATACATAAAGACATTATAAATTTTCCTCAAGGCTATAAAACACAAGTCGGAGAGCGCGGAGTTATGTTATCAGGAGGTCAAAAACAACGTATATCTATAGCACGTGCACTGTTATTAAATTTAGAAATATTGATATTAGATGATGCATTATCAGCAGTAGACAATCAAACAGAAAAAAATATTTTATATAATATTTCTCGATGGAAAAAAAATGGACATTCACTAATAATAACAGCACATCGTTTATCTACATTATCTATATCCGATGAAATAATAGTAATGCAACATGGAAAAGTTATACAAAAGGGAAGTCATATTGAATTAATTCAAGAAGATAATTGGTATAAAAATACGTATTTACACCAAAAAATAGAAATGGAAAACTAG
- the clpX gene encoding ATP-dependent Clp protease ATP-binding subunit ClpX — translation MTNQSKDNSTKFFCCSFCGKNQKEVRKLIAGPTVYICDECVKLCNNIIIEETNQKKITENQPKLDYLPKPDEIKKHLDTYVIGQDHTKKVLSVAVYNHYKRLRNINENVNAVELSKSNVLLIGPTGSGKTLLAETLAKFLDVPFTIADATSLTEAGYVGEDVENVIQKLLQKCQYDVKKAELGIIYIDEVDKIARKSDNPSITRDVSGEGVQQALLKIIEGTLASIPPQGGRKHPQQEFLQVNTANILFICSGAFLGLSKIISKRLNKRTEIGFNAIIKNVQETISEDRLLQKVQPKDLIKFGLIPEFIGRLPIITMLNELNEKALIKILCEPKNALIKQYTALFELEKVKLEFDEKSIIAIAKKSMKKKTGARGLRSVIENILLDTMYKLPSMVNIEKVLINESVVHMTSLPKIIYGKSKSKTTSDI, via the coding sequence ATGACTAATCAGAGTAAAGACAATTCTACAAAATTCTTTTGTTGCTCTTTTTGTGGAAAAAATCAAAAAGAAGTAAGAAAGCTTATCGCTGGACCAACTGTATATATATGTGATGAATGCGTAAAACTATGTAACAATATTATCATTGAAGAAACAAATCAAAAAAAAATCACAGAAAATCAACCAAAATTAGATTATTTACCTAAACCTGATGAAATAAAAAAACATCTTGACACTTATGTTATTGGACAAGATCATACAAAAAAAGTACTATCGGTTGCTGTATATAATCATTATAAACGTTTGCGTAACATTAATGAAAATGTAAATGCTGTAGAATTAAGCAAAAGTAATGTTCTATTAATAGGTCCAACAGGAAGTGGAAAAACTTTATTAGCAGAAACGCTTGCTAAATTTTTAGATGTTCCATTTACCATTGCTGATGCAACAAGTTTAACAGAAGCTGGGTACGTCGGAGAAGATGTTGAAAATGTTATACAAAAACTTTTACAAAAATGTCAATATGATGTTAAAAAAGCAGAACTAGGAATTATATATATAGATGAAGTAGATAAAATAGCAAGAAAATCAGATAATCCTTCTATTACTAGAGATGTTTCTGGAGAAGGTGTGCAGCAAGCATTATTAAAAATCATTGAAGGAACATTAGCATCTATTCCTCCTCAAGGAGGTCGAAAACATCCACAACAAGAATTTTTACAAGTCAACACTGCTAATATTTTATTTATATGTTCTGGTGCATTTTTAGGATTATCAAAAATTATTTCTAAAAGATTAAATAAAAGAACTGAAATTGGATTTAATGCTATTATTAAAAATGTTCAAGAAACGATTTCAGAAGATAGATTACTACAAAAAGTGCAACCTAAAGATTTGATAAAATTTGGATTAATTCCTGAATTTATTGGTCGTTTGCCAATAATAACTATGTTAAACGAATTAAACGAAAAAGCATTAATCAAAATACTTTGTGAACCGAAAAATGCTTTAATCAAGCAATATACTGCTTTATTTGAATTAGAAAAAGTAAAATTAGAATTTGATGAAAAATCTATTATAGCTATTGCTAAAAAATCAATGAAGAAAAAAACAGGTGCAAGAGGATTAAGATCCGTTATTGAAAATATTTTATTAGATACAATGTATAAATTACCATCTATGGTTAACATAGAAAAAGTATTGATTAATGAATCAGTAGTACATATGACTTCATTACCAAAAATAATATATGGAAAAAGCAAATCAAAAACAACATCAGATATTTAA
- the queC gene encoding 7-cyano-7-deazaguanine synthase QueC, which translates to MNDKINEKVLIVFSGGQDSTTCLAYYIYQCKHISCITFNYNQLHQSEIQASRIILEKLGIKNHLILDMKYLQNLSISSLTNQSVALDKNHPIDNLLPSTFVPGRNILFLTLSSIYAYSHDINSIVLGVNEIDFSGYPDCRYEFIKNMNHVIKIGMCCHIDFEIPIMHLNKSEIWALSDYCNVLDIILNDTVTCYQGIKGSGCSKCQACIIRKKGFDKWNSNRFYYMHKMKQKMKLL; encoded by the coding sequence ATGAATGATAAAATAAACGAAAAAGTATTAATTGTCTTCAGCGGAGGACAAGATTCAACAACTTGCTTGGCCTATTACATCTACCAATGTAAACATATTTCTTGTATAACATTTAATTATAATCAATTGCATCAATCTGAAATTCAAGCTTCTAGGATAATTTTAGAAAAATTAGGTATAAAAAATCATTTGATTTTAGACATGAAATATTTACAAAACTTATCTATTAGTAGTTTGACAAATCAAAGTGTTGCGCTTGATAAAAATCATCCAATTGATAATTTATTACCTAGCACTTTTGTTCCTGGACGTAACATTTTGTTTTTAACTTTGTCTTCAATATATGCTTATAGTCATGATATTAATTCAATTGTTTTAGGTGTGAATGAAATTGATTTTTCTGGATATCCTGATTGCAGATATGAATTTATTAAAAATATGAATCATGTCATTAAAATAGGCATGTGTTGTCATATCGATTTTGAAATCCCTATCATGCATCTTAATAAATCAGAAATATGGGCTCTTTCAGACTATTGTAATGTTCTCGATATAATTTTAAATGATACAGTTACTTGTTATCAGGGTATTAAAGGATCAGGCTGTAGTAAATGTCAAGCGTGTATCATTCGAAAAAAAGGTTTTGATAAATGGAACTCAAATCGTTTTTATTATATGCACAAAATGAAACAAAAAATGAAATTGTTATAG
- the lon gene encoding endopeptidase La has translation MNSERSERIKIPVLPLRDVVIYPHMVIPLFVGRKQSIKCIETSMNNDKKIMLIAQKEASKDEPNTHDLFKVGTISSILQMLKLPDGTVKVLVEGLQRASIINLINDGQHFIAEVELIISTSVLNKEEEVLVRTTIHQFESYIKLNKKIPSEILNTLNNITSSEKLADTIAAHIPLKLHDKQSVLEISKVSERLEFLMGVMESEIDLLQLEKKIRNRVKKQMEKSQREYYLNEQIKAIQKELGDTDEIIDENKVLQRKIKESKMPKEAKKKAELELQKLKMMSPMSAEATVVRSYLDWMIQVPWHATTKIKKNIEEAKNALDIDHFGLEKIKERILEYLAVQNRKNKVKGPILCLIGPPGVGKTSLGKSIARCIGRKYIRMALGGIRDEAEIRGHRRTYIGSMPGKLIQKMIKAKVKNPLLLLDEIDKMSCDIRVDPASALLEVLDPEQNVAFNDHYLEVDYDLSDVMFIATANSMNIPAPLLDRMEIIHLSGYTENEKLNIAKRYLYPKQIERNALKPKELTITDNAIINIIQYYTREAGVRSLEREIAKICRKVVKDLLLNKSLKHVEISKKNIKKYLGIKRYDYGRTNQKNEIGQVIGLAWTEVGGELLNIETACVAGKGKLNYTGSLGEVMQESIQAALTVVRSQANQLGIEKSFYEKHDIHVHVPEGATPKDGPSAGIAMCTAIVSSLTKNPVKSDVAMTGEITLRGQILAIGGLKEKLLAAHRGGIKTVLIPYENKRHIEDIPKNIISRLSIHPVKNIQEVLNLSLEKKPYI, from the coding sequence ATGAATTCTGAGCGTTCTGAACGCATAAAAATTCCAGTTTTACCATTAAGAGATGTAGTTATATATCCTCATATGGTGATTCCATTATTTGTAGGTAGAAAACAGTCAATTAAGTGTATTGAAACATCTATGAATAATGATAAAAAAATCATGTTAATAGCACAAAAAGAAGCATCTAAAGACGAACCCAATACACATGATTTATTTAAAGTAGGAACTATTAGTTCCATTTTACAAATGTTAAAACTACCAGATGGCACAGTAAAAGTATTAGTGGAAGGATTGCAACGTGCTTCCATCATCAATTTGATTAATGATGGACAGCATTTTATTGCAGAAGTAGAATTAATTATTTCAACTAGTGTGTTGAATAAAGAAGAAGAAGTATTAGTTCGAACCACAATTCATCAATTTGAATCTTATATAAAACTAAATAAAAAAATCCCATCAGAGATATTAAATACCTTAAATAATATTACAAGTTCAGAAAAATTAGCAGACACTATTGCTGCTCATATTCCTTTAAAGTTACATGATAAACAATCTGTTTTAGAAATATCTAAAGTAAGTGAAAGATTAGAATTTTTAATGGGGGTCATGGAATCAGAAATCGATTTGCTACAATTAGAAAAAAAAATCAGAAATCGCGTTAAAAAACAAATGGAAAAAAGTCAAAGAGAATACTATTTAAATGAACAAATTAAAGCAATACAAAAAGAACTTGGCGATACGGATGAAATAATAGATGAAAATAAAGTTTTACAACGCAAAATCAAAGAATCCAAAATGCCAAAAGAAGCCAAAAAAAAGGCAGAGTTAGAGCTTCAAAAATTAAAAATGATGTCACCTATGTCAGCAGAAGCGACAGTGGTAAGAAGTTATCTTGATTGGATGATACAAGTACCTTGGCATGCGACAACAAAAATAAAAAAAAATATTGAAGAAGCTAAAAACGCTCTTGATATAGACCACTTCGGTCTAGAAAAGATCAAAGAAAGAATTTTAGAGTATTTAGCTGTACAAAATAGAAAAAATAAAGTAAAAGGTCCTATTTTATGTTTAATTGGACCACCAGGTGTAGGAAAAACTTCATTAGGAAAATCTATTGCCAGGTGCATAGGTAGAAAATATATTAGAATGGCTTTAGGTGGAATTAGAGATGAAGCTGAAATTAGAGGTCATAGAAGAACATATATCGGTTCTATGCCCGGAAAACTGATTCAAAAAATGATAAAGGCAAAGGTAAAAAATCCTTTATTATTATTAGACGAAATTGATAAAATGTCTTGCGATATTAGAGTTGATCCAGCATCTGCTTTGCTAGAAGTATTAGATCCAGAACAAAACGTAGCATTTAATGATCATTATTTAGAAGTAGATTATGATCTTTCCGATGTCATGTTTATTGCTACAGCTAATTCTATGAACATACCTGCTCCATTGCTGGATCGCATGGAAATTATTCATCTTTCTGGTTATACTGAAAATGAAAAGCTCAATATAGCAAAACGATATTTATATCCTAAGCAAATCGAAAGAAATGCTTTAAAACCAAAAGAATTAACAATTACTGATAATGCTATAATAAATATTATTCAATATTATACCCGAGAAGCAGGTGTACGTAGTTTAGAGCGTGAGATTGCTAAAATCTGCCGAAAAGTAGTAAAAGATTTATTATTAAATAAATCATTAAAACATGTCGAGATAAGCAAAAAAAATATCAAAAAATATTTAGGAATAAAACGTTATGATTATGGACGAACTAATCAGAAAAATGAAATTGGACAAGTGATTGGACTGGCTTGGACAGAAGTTGGTGGAGAATTGTTAAATATTGAAACAGCATGCGTTGCAGGAAAAGGAAAATTAAATTATACAGGTTCTTTAGGTGAAGTAATGCAAGAATCCATTCAAGCTGCCTTAACGGTTGTGCGTTCTCAAGCAAATCAATTAGGAATCGAAAAAAGTTTCTATGAAAAACATGATATTCATGTTCATGTACCTGAAGGAGCAACTCCAAAAGATGGACCAAGTGCTGGTATAGCCATGTGTACAGCCATAGTATCATCATTAACAAAAAATCCTGTTAAATCAGATGTTGCTATGACCGGAGAGATTACATTACGCGGGCAAATACTAGCTATTGGTGGATTAAAAGAAAAATTACTGGCTGCACATCGAGGAGGTATTAAAACAGTGTTAATACCTTATGAAAATAAACGTCATATAGAAGACATACCAAAAAATATTATTTCAAGGTTATCAATACATCCAGTAAAAAATATCCAAGAAGTCTTGAACTTATCTCTCGAAAAAAAACCTTATATTTAA
- a CDS encoding SurA N-terminal domain-containing protein, with product MTKNLKLRSNHIIVKCILTILILCFLFSTMSGYMHQNVEQYIATVNGEKISLTLFQNMYAIEQKRQKKILGNKFKTFQKSKKFKNDTYKYVLFQLINNVLLEQYTKKIGLDINDNKIKNIILNSNLFQNNQKFDKEKYFQYLSSVNLTHQEYVNLIKKKMNTEYIIDAIADNNILLEKEKIQIIKLLSQKRMIKEAKLDVHNFEKTQNVTDLEKENYFKKNKKYFYLPEKFKLNFIKIQLNNFQSTCNKNEITKWYLKNTKKYSTKEQRQYSLIQVQKKEDALSIISALNKNKANFSNLAKEKSIDPISSKNNGNLGWMFLDAIPDEIKQAKLTKENQISTLIPFKNSFLIIKLNKILKSHKKKLKEVYNTIEKEIKHQKSLFLYHQLQNTISSTIKKHPHQLDLILKKNNLVFQETDWFDLNSIPDELNIPIVKTMIFNKSVKNKYFKKSQQYSHLIILNKNQSFLIKIQDFKNKKMQKFEDVKNDIIKKIKFIKAIKAAKEMSKKILFNLQQGDESLFKRFNLKFQHVQNLSRYDNNPITSIVFSLPHPTNRKHEYALYQDQNKNIIIIALEKVYYEDFYEKEKKMIIEYLEKNNTEMIISALLKNLHETSKITYETIKNM from the coding sequence ATGACTAAAAATTTAAAATTGAGATCAAATCATATTATAGTGAAATGTATTTTAACGATTTTAATTTTATGCTTTTTGTTTAGTACTATGAGTGGTTACATGCATCAAAATGTTGAACAATATATAGCCACAGTAAATGGTGAAAAAATTAGTTTAACACTCTTTCAAAATATGTATGCTATCGAACAAAAAAGACAAAAAAAAATCTTAGGAAACAAGTTTAAAACATTTCAAAAAAGTAAAAAATTTAAAAACGATACTTACAAATATGTATTATTTCAATTAATTAATAATGTTCTTTTAGAACAATACACAAAAAAAATTGGATTAGACATTAATGATAATAAAATAAAAAATATTATATTAAATTCTAATTTATTTCAAAATAATCAAAAATTTGACAAAGAAAAATATTTTCAATATCTATCATCAGTTAATTTAACGCATCAAGAATACGTCAATTTAATTAAAAAAAAGATGAACACTGAATATATTATCGATGCTATTGCTGACAACAATATTCTTTTAGAGAAAGAAAAGATACAAATAATAAAATTGCTGTCTCAAAAAAGAATGATTAAAGAAGCAAAATTAGACGTCCATAATTTTGAAAAAACACAAAATGTAACTGATTTAGAAAAAGAGAATTATTTTAAAAAAAATAAAAAATATTTTTATCTTCCAGAAAAATTTAAATTAAATTTTATAAAAATTCAATTAAATAATTTTCAATCTACATGTAATAAAAATGAAATTACCAAATGGTATTTGAAAAACACTAAAAAATATTCTACCAAAGAACAAAGACAATACAGCCTGATTCAAGTACAAAAAAAAGAAGATGCTTTATCAATAATATCTGCATTAAATAAAAACAAGGCTAACTTTTCAAATCTCGCTAAAGAAAAATCGATAGACCCTATTTCATCTAAAAATAATGGAAATCTTGGTTGGATGTTTTTAGATGCAATACCAGATGAAATTAAACAAGCTAAATTAACCAAAGAAAACCAAATATCTACTCTTATTCCATTTAAAAATAGCTTTTTAATTATTAAACTAAATAAAATTCTAAAAAGTCATAAAAAAAAACTTAAAGAAGTATATAACACTATTGAAAAAGAAATAAAACATCAAAAATCTTTATTTTTATATCATCAATTACAAAATACAATATCTAGCACAATAAAAAAACATCCACATCAGTTAGATTTAATTCTTAAAAAAAATAATCTTGTTTTTCAAGAAACAGATTGGTTCGATTTGAATTCTATTCCTGATGAATTAAATATACCTATTGTAAAAACAATGATTTTTAATAAATCTGTAAAAAATAAATATTTTAAAAAATCACAACAATATTCACATTTAATTATTTTAAATAAAAATCAATCTTTTTTAATAAAAATTCAAGATTTTAAAAATAAAAAAATGCAAAAATTTGAAGATGTTAAAAATGACATTATAAAAAAAATCAAATTTATAAAAGCAATAAAAGCAGCAAAAGAAATGTCAAAAAAAATATTATTCAATTTACAACAAGGCGATGAAAGTTTATTTAAAAGATTTAATCTCAAATTTCAACATGTACAAAATCTGTCTCGTTACGATAATAATCCTATCACATCTATAGTCTTTTCTTTGCCACATCCAACAAATAGAAAACATGAATATGCTTTATATCAAGATCAAAACAAAAATATAATTATTATAGCACTTGAAAAAGTTTATTATGAAGATTTTTATGAAAAAGAAAAAAAAATGATTATTGAATATTTAGAAAAAAATAATACTGAAATGATAATTAGTGCTCTTCTAAAAAACCTTCATGAAACATCAAAAATCACATATGAGACAATAAAAAACATGTAA
- a CDS encoding BolA family protein: MSLNTIKQYLISRLKITFIKIFDDSLLHNHKKNTLTHLRIIIVSSNFNQRSMITRHRIIFDLLSEIKQERIYSITLNTYSPLEWETKQNKKICSSKCLKK; the protein is encoded by the coding sequence ATGTCTTTAAACACAATAAAACAATATTTAATATCTAGATTAAAGATTACATTCATTAAAATTTTTGATGATAGCTTACTGCATAATCACAAAAAAAACACTCTTACACATTTAAGAATCATTATCGTTAGTAGTAATTTTAATCAACGCTCAATGATTACTAGACATCGTATAATTTTTGATCTTTTATCAGAAATAAAACAAGAAAGAATATACTCAATCACATTAAATACGTATTCTCCTCTTGAATGGGAGACAAAACAAAACAAAAAAATTTGTTCTTCTAAATGTTTAAAAAAATGA
- the tig gene encoding trigger factor, translated as MKFFMEKNNDTSHRVTIHIPKKIVNNALVSEILKIGKTANINGFRKGKIPIQIIQKKYGHNIHDDVFQKLTQKFFYEFIHKNNIQIIGNPKYHIIRDQDKKKEFFEYFVIYEKYPKFSINDITHHPIKKIIVNITDEDIEKYIQKSQKQKNWTNINKKIKKNDRVTIDYNLYENNKKIEEFHTKTVQFIVSKNTFIYELDNKIINHLKNDIFFFTIKFHSFYPEKTLRNKNITFKVKIKKIERLQEIEENNIHHENTKITQSKYQMIRQYLKNEIKKITEENLENQIINNVIEKNLITLPKILLEEEKKKLFEQYKKYYREDKNKNFLESQYHIDLNLQAQKQLYLKIIIDKIISENKLLPKPENIKKLIKNISLKYKKPLEIIQLYHKNDNFKNVVHRIDIENQAMLLLKQAMTIIKETYTLNQFVHHR; from the coding sequence ATGAAATTTTTTATGGAAAAAAATAATGACACAAGTCATCGTGTTACAATTCATATCCCCAAAAAAATTGTTAATAATGCTCTTGTTTCAGAGATTTTAAAAATCGGAAAAACAGCAAACATTAATGGATTTAGAAAAGGAAAAATACCTATTCAAATTATTCAAAAAAAATATGGTCATAACATTCATGACGATGTGTTTCAAAAACTAACACAAAAATTTTTTTATGAATTTATACATAAAAATAATATTCAAATTATTGGTAATCCAAAATATCATATAATACGTGATCAAGATAAAAAAAAAGAATTTTTTGAATATTTTGTAATATATGAAAAATATCCAAAATTTTCAATCAACGATATAACACATCATCCAATAAAAAAAATAATTGTAAATATTACAGATGAAGATATAGAAAAATACATACAAAAAAGTCAAAAACAAAAAAATTGGACAAATATCAACAAAAAAATTAAAAAAAACGATCGTGTAACAATTGATTATAACCTATATGAAAACAATAAAAAAATAGAAGAATTTCATACTAAAACAGTTCAATTTATAGTATCTAAAAATACATTTATCTATGAATTAGACAATAAAATTATCAATCATCTTAAAAATGACATATTTTTCTTTACAATTAAATTTCATTCCTTTTATCCAGAAAAAACACTACGAAATAAAAATATTACCTTCAAAGTAAAAATTAAAAAAATTGAACGACTACAAGAAATAGAAGAAAATAATATCCATCATGAAAACACCAAAATAACCCAATCAAAATATCAAATGATCCGTCAATATCTAAAAAATGAAATTAAAAAAATAACGGAAGAAAATCTAGAAAATCAAATCATAAATAATGTAATAGAAAAAAATCTTATCACACTACCAAAAATATTATTAGAAGAAGAGAAAAAAAAATTATTTGAACAATATAAAAAATATTATCGAGAAGACAAAAATAAAAATTTTTTAGAAAGTCAATATCATATTGATTTAAATTTACAAGCTCAAAAACAATTATATTTAAAAATTATTATAGATAAAATTATATCTGAAAATAAGTTGCTTCCAAAACCAGAAAATATAAAAAAATTAATTAAAAATATATCTTTAAAATACAAAAAACCTTTAGAAATCATACAATTATATCATAAAAATGATAATTTTAAAAATGTAGTGCACAGAATAGATATAGAAAATCAAGCTATGTTGTTATTAAAACAAGCAATGACAATCATCAAAGAAACGTATACATTAAATCAGTTTGTACACCATCGATGA